The sequence GGTGGAGATCAGCATGGTCGCGGCGCCGGGCGGCGGCGGCCCCCAGAGCTGCTCGGCGGTGGCGCGCGGGACGAGGACCGACATCAGATGTTCGGGCCGGCGCCGTAGGTCCTCGACGATCCCCGCCACGGTGAAGGGCTCCTGGCCGATGTAGAGGGCGGGCCGGGTCGCCAGGGTGGTGATGCCGAGGCGGGCGGCGAGCCCGCTGCCGATGACGACGACGCGCTCGTGGCCGCGCTCGGCGAAGTCGTCGTAGAGCCGCCCCTGCTGGAGCGTCGGTACGAGGGCTGCGACGGCGCCGGGGGAAGCGGCGACGACGGCCGCGCCGGTGGCCGGGTCGCCGGCCCCGGAGGGCAGGGGCCCGACGGCGGTGCGCGGGTCGAGCCGCACCGTCCACAGCACCCCGGCGTGCTCGATGCCCGCGACGGCGCGCAGCCGTCGCTCGGCGTCGGCGGGGAAGCCGGGCCCGGCGAACTCGTTCTGCCGGCCGGCGACGTCCTCGATGGCGACCTCGGTGGCGGTCAGCTCGTCGAACCTGCCGTCGATCTGCGCGGAGATGGTGGCGGTGAGACCGAGCACGGCCACGAAGCTGCCGACGCCGAGGACGGTGCCGAGAGCGGTGAGCACGGCCCGGCCGGGGCGGCGCAGCATCCCGGCGACGGCCTCGGCCAGGGTGTCGCGTACGGACAGCCGGGTGGGCGTGACGGCGCTCACGGATCCAGCCGCCCGTCGCGGATGGTGACGGTCCGGGAACCGCGCCGGGCCACCTCCGGGTCGTGCGTGATGACGAGGACGGTCATCCCGGCTCCGTGCAGTTCGTCCAACAGCCCGAGGACGGATGCGGCGTTCACGGAGTCGAGATTGCCGGTCGGCTCGTCGCACAGCAGCAGCGAGGGGCGTCCGACCAGGGCGCGGGCGATCGCCACCCGTTGGCGCTCGCCGCCCGACAGCCGGCCGGGCACGGCGCCGGCCCGGTGCGCGAGACCCACCTGGGCGAGGGCTTCGCGGGCCCGTACGAGGCGCCGGGCGCGCGGGATTCCGGTGTAGAGCATGGCCAGGGTGACGTTCTCCAGGGCGGACCGGTGGGGGAGGAGGTGGAAGGACTGGAAGACGAAGCCGATCCGGCGGCCGCGCAGGGCGGTGCGCTCCCGGTCGCGGAGGGCGGCGGTGTCGATCCCGTCGAGGAGGTACCGGCCGGTGGTGGGGGAGTCGAGCAGCCCGGCGACGTTGAGGAAGGTGGACTTCCCGGAGCCGGAGGGGCCGACGACGGTGAGGAACTCGCCGCGCCGGACGGTCAGGTCGCAGGGGTGCAGGGCCTGGACGGGCGGCGGCCCGGGGTAGGTGAGACCGGCCCCGCGGAGTTCGATCACGGGGCTTTCGTCCTCGCCGGGGCCCGGGTGCTGCCGGGACTGTCGGGACTGCTGGGATTGCTGGTGCTGCCGGGACCGTCGGGGCAGGAGTCTCACTTGCTCTTCCCCCGGGTCTCCCGGGGCGCGACCCCGATCACCACCTTGGTCCCGGCTTCGAGGGCGCCCGCCTGGGTCGGGGTGACGGCCACGAACCCGTCGCCGCTGGTGCCGGTCCGCACCTCGATGCGCCGCTGGGTGCCTTCGGCGGACACGGCGGTGACGACCGTACGGCCGTCCGCGCCCGCCGAGACGGCGGTGACCGGGACGACGAGCGCCTCCCCGTCGGTGGCGGCGGACTCGACGGTCAGCCGGACGTCCTGCCCGGCGAAGCCGGCGGGCAGCGGCCGGTCGGCGCGGACCACCATCCGGTAGCCGAGGTCGGCGCCGCCGCTGCCGCCCGTGCCGCCGCCCTTGGGGTTCTGGCCGGGGTCCTGCTGCGGTTGCGGACCGGCGGGCTGCGCGGCGGACGGCTCGGTGGCGACGGCGGCCACCGTGCCGCGGGCATCGGTGCCGGAGACCTCGGAGGAGATCACCACGGTCATCCCTGCACGCAGCAGCTGCCTCTTGTCGTCCTTGAGGTAGGCCTCGACGACGAGTTCCCCGCCGGAGAGCGTGAGCACCGGCCCGGACACGGGGGAGCCCGCGCGGGCGCCGACGGAGCTGACCCGGGCCGGGAGGGAGCTCAGGAACACGGCCTCGGCGGTGGGCAGCATCGGCCCGTCGGCGGCCTCGGCGGCCGCGAGCGCGGCCCGGGCCTCGCCGAGGGCCTGCCGCGCCCGCACGAGCTCCCGACCGGCCCCGGGGCCGAGCGCGGCACCGGCGCCGGCCCCGGTCGCGGCACCGGCACCGGGCGCGGGGCTCGCCGACGCGCCGGGGTCCGGCGTGGCCCCGCCCTTGCCGCCGGGGCCGGTCCCTTCGGGAGGGCCCGCGGCGCCGGTGGGGCTGCTCGCGTCCTCCACGGCCCAGGTCGCGGACCGCACGGCTTCCCGCGCCGCCTTCAGGGCCGCGCCCCCGTCGGCGACCGCGGGCAGCGGCTCGTACCCGATCGCCCGGTAATGGGCGGTGAGCGCGGCCTTCGTACCGGCCCCGAAGACACCCCTCGCGTCGCCGCCGGTGCCGTGCCCGAGCTCGCGCAGCGCCTGTTGCAGCTGCGCGACGTCGTCGCCGGTGGATCCGGGTTTCAGGTCGCGGTACATCGGCTGCGCCCCGTGCAGGGTGAACACCGGCCGCCCCGACACCTCGGCGATCAGCCGGCCCGCCGTGACCGGATCCCCGGCCTTCAGCGGCAGTTTGGTCACCAGGGCCGTGCTCGCACCCTCGCCGGAGCGCACCCCCTGCGGGGACACGGCCACGCTCTGGTCGGCGACCACCGTCCCGCGCATGACCACGGTCTGCGCGAGCACCCGCCGCTCGACGTCCGCGGTCAGGACCCCCTGCACGGGCGGGCCGGTCTCGGCGGCCACCTGCGCGGGGGACTTCACCAACGTGGTCGCCAGGAGTCCGCCGACCGCCATCAACGCGGCCCCGCCGAC comes from Streptomyces virginiae and encodes:
- a CDS encoding peptidoglycan-binding domain-containing protein, whose product is MSEAERVVERTEAPATPEEDRGGLARGRRVVLAVVGGAALMAVGGLLATTLVKSPAQVAAETGPPVQGVLTADVERRVLAQTVVMRGTVVADQSVAVSPQGVRSGEGASTALVTKLPLKAGDPVTAGRLIAEVSGRPVFTLHGAQPMYRDLKPGSTGDDVAQLQQALRELGHGTGGDARGVFGAGTKAALTAHYRAIGYEPLPAVADGGAALKAAREAVRSATWAVEDASSPTGAAGPPEGTGPGGKGGATPDPGASASPAPGAGAATGAGAGAALGPGAGRELVRARQALGEARAALAAAEAADGPMLPTAEAVFLSSLPARVSSVGARAGSPVSGPVLTLSGGELVVEAYLKDDKRQLLRAGMTVVISSEVSGTDARGTVAAVATEPSAAQPAGPQPQQDPGQNPKGGGTGGSGGADLGYRMVVRADRPLPAGFAGQDVRLTVESAATDGEALVVPVTAVSAGADGRTVVTAVSAEGTQRRIEVRTGTSGDGFVAVTPTQAGALEAGTKVVIGVAPRETRGKSK
- a CDS encoding ABC transporter ATP-binding protein → MIELRGAGLTYPGPPPVQALHPCDLTVRRGEFLTVVGPSGSGKSTFLNVAGLLDSPTTGRYLLDGIDTAALRDRERTALRGRRIGFVFQSFHLLPHRSALENVTLAMLYTGIPRARRLVRAREALAQVGLAHRAGAVPGRLSGGERQRVAIARALVGRPSLLLCDEPTGNLDSVNAASVLGLLDELHGAGMTVLVITHDPEVARRGSRTVTIRDGRLDP
- a CDS encoding ABC transporter permease; translated protein: MSAVTPTRLSVRDTLAEAVAGMLRRPGRAVLTALGTVLGVGSFVAVLGLTATISAQIDGRFDELTATEVAIEDVAGRQNEFAGPGFPADAERRLRAVAGIEHAGVLWTVRLDPRTAVGPLPSGAGDPATGAAVVAASPGAVAALVPTLQQGRLYDDFAERGHERVVVIGSGLAARLGITTLATRPALYIGQEPFTVAGIVEDLRRRPEHLMSVLVPRATAEQLWGPPPPGAATMLISTELGAARQVADLAPSALRPDHPEYLKAVPPPDPRTLRSGVTADLSALFLLLAGICLVIGAVGIANTTLVAVLERTAEIGLRRALGARGRHVRAQFLTESAALGALGGLVGTSLGELTVIAVAVARDWTPVIHPATVAAAPLAGLVTGLLAGLYPAWRAARVEPAEALRR